Proteins encoded in a region of the Mesoflavibacter profundi genome:
- the rpsJ gene encoding 30S ribosomal protein S10, with the protein MSQKIRIKLKSYDHNLVDKSADKIVKTVKSTGAVVTGPIPLPTHKKIFTVLRSPHVNKKSREQFQLSSYKRLLDIYSSSSKTIDALMKLELPSGVEVEIKV; encoded by the coding sequence ATGAGTCAAAAAATCAGAATAAAATTAAAGTCTTACGATCACAATTTAGTAGACAAGTCTGCTGATAAGATTGTAAAAACAGTAAAAAGCACTGGAGCAGTTGTTACAGGTCCAATACCTTTACCAACTCACAAAAAGATTTTCACTGTATTACGTTCACCACACGTAAACAAGAAGTCAAGAGAACAATTTCAATTAAGCTCTTATAAGAGATTATTAGATATCTACTCTTCGTCTTCTAAGACAATTGATGCTTTAATGAAACTTGAATTACCAAGTGGAGTTGAAGTTGAAATTAAAGTGTAA
- the rplC gene encoding 50S ribosomal protein L3 → MSGLIGKKIGMTSIFDENGKNIPCTVIEAGPCIVTQVRTEEVDGYSAVQLGFDDATEKSATKADLGHAKKAGTSVKRKLVEFKGFEEEYKLGDAITVDHFVEGEFVDVSGTSKGKGFQGVVKRHGFGGVGQATHGQHNRLRAPGSIGAASYPARVFKGMRMAGRMGGDSVKVENLRVLKVVPEKNLLVVKGCVPGHKNAYVIIRK, encoded by the coding sequence ATGTCTGGGTTAATTGGAAAAAAAATCGGTATGACCAGCATCTTTGATGAAAATGGAAAAAACATTCCATGTACAGTAATCGAAGCAGGTCCATGTATCGTTACCCAAGTCAGAACTGAAGAAGTTGATGGCTATAGTGCTGTACAATTAGGTTTCGATGACGCGACAGAAAAAAGTGCTACTAAAGCAGACTTAGGTCACGCTAAAAAAGCAGGTACTTCTGTAAAACGCAAATTAGTCGAATTCAAAGGTTTTGAGGAGGAGTACAAATTAGGTGATGCTATTACAGTAGATCATTTTGTAGAAGGAGAATTTGTTGATGTATCAGGTACATCAAAAGGAAAAGGATTTCAAGGTGTTGTTAAACGTCATGGTTTTGGTGGTGTAGGTCAAGCGACTCACGGTCAGCATAACCGTTTAAGAGCTCCAGGATCTATTGGAGCTGCATCTTACCCTGCTAGAGTATTCAAAGGAATGAGAATGGCTGGAAGAATGGGAGGAGATTCAGTAAAAGTTGAAAATTTAAGAGTTTTAAAAGTAGTTCCTGAAAAGAACTTACTAGTGGTTAAAGGTTGTGTACCTGGTCACAAAAACGCTTATGTAATTATCAGAAAGTAA
- the rplD gene encoding 50S ribosomal protein L4, with protein MKVAVLDINGKETGRKADLSDGVFGIEPNNHAVYLDVKQYLANQRQGTHKSKERSEIAGSTRKIKKQKGTGTARAGSIKSGVFKGGGRMFGPRPRNYSFKLNKNLKRLARKSALSIKANEKSIIVLEDFNFETPKTKNFTAVLNALDLQNKKSLFVLGTSNNNVYLSSRNLKGSEVVTTSELNTYKILNANQVVLLEGSLEGIESNLSK; from the coding sequence ATGAAAGTAGCAGTTTTAGATATAAACGGAAAAGAAACAGGAAGAAAGGCAGACCTTTCTGATGGTGTTTTTGGTATAGAGCCTAACAACCACGCTGTTTATTTAGATGTAAAGCAGTACTTAGCTAATCAAAGACAAGGTACTCATAAATCTAAAGAAAGAAGTGAAATTGCAGGTAGTACTCGTAAGATTAAAAAACAAAAGGGTACAGGTACAGCAAGAGCTGGTAGTATTAAATCAGGAGTTTTTAAAGGTGGTGGACGTATGTTCGGTCCAAGACCAAGAAATTACTCTTTTAAATTAAATAAAAATTTAAAGCGTTTAGCAAGAAAATCTGCTTTATCAATTAAAGCAAATGAAAAGTCAATTATTGTTTTAGAAGATTTCAATTTTGAAACACCAAAAACTAAAAACTTTACAGCAGTATTAAATGCTTTAGATCTACAGAATAAAAAATCTCTGTTTGTGTTGGGTACGTCAAATAATAATGTATATTTGTCGTCACGTAATTTAAAAGGTTCTGAGGTTGTAACTACTTCAGAATTAAACACTTACAAGATTTTAAATGCAAATCAAGTAGTTCTTTTAGAGGGTTCTCTAGAAGGAATTGAGTCGAATTTAAGTAAATAA
- the rplW gene encoding 50S ribosomal protein L23: MSILIKPIITEKATANSELNNCYSFFVNTKANKVEIKKAVEAAYGVSVEKVRTINVRPDRNTKYTKTGIQHGKTNAKKKAIVQLAEGEMIDLYTNM, encoded by the coding sequence ATGAGTATCTTAATTAAACCTATAATCACAGAAAAAGCAACTGCAAACAGTGAGTTAAATAACTGTTACAGTTTCTTCGTGAACACTAAGGCGAACAAGGTAGAAATCAAAAAAGCAGTAGAAGCTGCTTATGGAGTTTCTGTTGAAAAAGTTCGTACAATAAATGTCCGTCCAGATAGAAATACTAAGTATACAAAAACTGGTATTCAACATGGTAAAACAAATGCTAAGAAAAAAGCAATTGTACAACTGGCGGAAGGTGAAATGATTGATTTATACACTAACATGTAA
- the rplB gene encoding 50S ribosomal protein L2 — MSVRKLKPITPGQRFRVVNGFDAITTDKPEKSLLAPKKRTGGRNSQGRMTMRYKGGGHKRRYRIIDFKRAKTGIPAEVASIQYDPNRTAFIALLNYQDGEKAYIIAQNGLTVGQTIVSGEGASPEIGNAMPLANIPLGTIISCVELRPGQGAVMARSAGAFAQLMARDGKFATVKLPSGETRLILVSCMATIGAVSNSDHQLLVSGKAGRSRWLGRRPRTRPVVMNPVDHPMGGGEGRSSGGHPRSRNGVPAKGFRTRSKTKASNKYIVERRKK; from the coding sequence ATGTCAGTAAGAAAATTAAAACCAATCACACCAGGTCAGCGATTTAGAGTAGTAAATGGGTTTGACGCCATTACTACTGACAAGCCGGAGAAAAGTTTATTAGCTCCGAAAAAACGAACTGGTGGTAGAAACAGTCAAGGACGTATGACTATGCGCTATAAAGGTGGTGGTCATAAAAGAAGATATCGTATTATTGATTTCAAAAGAGCTAAAACAGGAATACCTGCAGAAGTAGCTTCAATTCAATACGATCCAAACAGAACAGCATTTATAGCTTTATTAAATTACCAAGATGGTGAAAAAGCTTACATTATTGCTCAAAATGGATTAACCGTAGGTCAGACTATAGTTTCTGGTGAAGGTGCTTCACCTGAAATAGGTAATGCAATGCCTTTAGCTAATATTCCATTAGGGACAATTATTTCTTGTGTTGAGTTAAGACCAGGTCAAGGTGCTGTTATGGCTCGTAGTGCTGGAGCTTTTGCTCAGTTAATGGCAAGAGATGGTAAGTTTGCTACTGTTAAGTTACCTTCTGGAGAAACTAGATTAATATTAGTTTCTTGTATGGCTACAATAGGAGCTGTTTCAAATTCAGATCATCAATTATTAGTTTCTGGTAAAGCAGGACGTAGTAGATGGCTAGGTAGAAGACCAAGAACTAGACCGGTTGTAATGAACCCTGTTGATCACCCAATGGGTGGTGGAGAAGGAAGATCTTCTGGAGGTCATCCTCGTTCTAGAAACGGTGTACCTGCTAAAGGATTTAGAACACGTTCTAAAACTAAAGCTAGTAATAAATATATTGTAGAACGTAGAAAGAAATAA
- the rpsS gene encoding 30S ribosomal protein S19 has product MARSLKKGPYVHYKLERKVAANVEANKKTVIKTWSRASMITPDFVGQTIAVHNGRQFVPVYVTENMVGHKLGEFSPTRSFRGHAGAKNKGKK; this is encoded by the coding sequence ATGGCAAGATCATTAAAAAAAGGACCTTACGTTCATTATAAATTAGAAAGAAAAGTTGCTGCAAATGTAGAAGCTAACAAAAAGACTGTAATCAAAACTTGGTCAAGAGCAAGTATGATTACTCCAGATTTTGTTGGTCAAACTATAGCAGTTCACAACGGTCGTCAATTTGTACCTGTTTACGTAACAGAAAACATGGTAGGACATAAGTTAGGAGAATTTTCACCTACAAGATCATTTAGAGGTCACGCAGGTGCTAAAAATAAAGGTAAAAAGTAA
- the rplV gene encoding 50S ribosomal protein L22, with protein sequence MGSRKKQMADAIKEAKKQVAFAKLNNCPTSPRKMRLVADLVRGERVEKALNILKFSQKEASNRLEKLLLSAIANWQAKNEDASIEDAELFVQEIRVDGGSMLKRLRPAPQGRAHRIRKRSNHVTIVVGANNKTQS encoded by the coding sequence ATGGGAAGTCGTAAAAAACAAATGGCAGACGCTATTAAGGAAGCGAAAAAGCAAGTTGCTTTTGCAAAACTTAATAACTGTCCTACGTCACCAAGAAAAATGCGTTTAGTTGCTGATTTAGTAAGAGGAGAACGCGTAGAAAAAGCACTTAACATTTTAAAGTTTAGTCAAAAAGAAGCTTCAAATCGTTTAGAAAAATTATTACTTTCTGCGATTGCTAATTGGCAAGCTAAAAATGAAGATGCAAGTATTGAAGACGCTGAACTTTTTGTTCAAGAAATTAGAGTAGATGGTGGATCTATGTTAAAAAGATTAAGACCAGCTCCTCAAGGACGTGCACACAGAATAAGAAAACGCTCAAATCACGTAACAATCGTTGTAGGAGCAAACAATAAAACACAAAGCTAA
- the rpsC gene encoding 30S ribosomal protein S3 translates to MGQKTNPIGNRLGIIRGWESNWYGGNDYGDKLAEDDKIRKYVHARLSKASVSRVIIERTLKLVTVTITTARPGIIIGKGGQEVDKLKEELKKITGKEVQINIFEIKRPELDAFLVASSIARQIENRISYRRAIKMAIAATMRMNAEGIKVQISGRLNGAEMARSEHYKEGRIPLSTFRADIDYALVEAHTTYGRLGVKVWIMKGEVYGKRELSPLVGLSKKQGKGGRGGNRDNKSRRRK, encoded by the coding sequence ATGGGACAAAAAACAAATCCAATCGGAAATCGCTTAGGAATTATCAGAGGATGGGAATCTAACTGGTACGGAGGAAACGATTATGGTGATAAACTTGCCGAAGACGATAAGATAAGAAAATACGTTCATGCACGTTTATCTAAAGCTAGTGTATCTCGTGTAATTATAGAAAGAACTTTAAAACTTGTAACCGTTACTATCACTACTGCTAGACCTGGTATTATTATCGGTAAAGGAGGACAAGAGGTAGACAAGTTAAAAGAAGAGCTTAAAAAGATTACAGGAAAAGAAGTTCAGATCAATATCTTTGAGATTAAAAGACCTGAATTAGATGCATTCTTAGTTGCTTCAAGTATAGCTCGTCAAATAGAAAATCGTATTTCTTATAGACGTGCTATTAAAATGGCTATTGCTGCAACAATGAGAATGAATGCTGAAGGAATTAAAGTTCAGATTAGTGGACGTTTAAACGGTGCTGAAATGGCGCGTTCAGAACACTACAAAGAAGGACGTATTCCTTTATCAACTTTTAGAGCCGATATTGACTATGCTTTAGTAGAAGCACATACTACTTATGGTAGATTAGGTGTTAAGGTATGGATCATGAAAGGTGAAGTATATGGAAAAAGAGAGCTTTCTCCTCTTGTTGGATTATCTAAGAAGCAAGGAAAAGGTGGACGTGGAGGAAACAGAGACAACAAATCACGTCGTAGAAAGTAA
- the rplP gene encoding 50S ribosomal protein L16, whose translation MLQPKRTKFRKQQKGRMKGNSGRGHQLSNGTFGIKSLDSNFLTSRQIEAARIAATRYMKREGQLWIKIFPDKPITKKPLEVRMGKGKGAVEYWAAVVKPGRILFEVGGVPLDVAKEALRLAAQKLPVKTKFVIARDYEA comes from the coding sequence ATGTTACAGCCTAAAAGAACAAAATTTAGAAAACAACAAAAGGGACGTATGAAAGGTAACTCTGGAAGAGGTCACCAATTATCTAACGGAACTTTTGGAATAAAATCACTAGATTCTAACTTTTTAACTTCACGTCAAATAGAAGCTGCACGTATAGCCGCTACACGTTACATGAAAAGAGAAGGTCAATTATGGATTAAAATATTTCCAGATAAGCCAATTACAAAGAAGCCTCTTGAAGTACGTATGGGTAAAGGTAAAGGTGCTGTAGAATATTGGGCAGCAGTTGTTAAACCAGGAAGAATTTTATTTGAAGTTGGAGGTGTGCCTTTAGACGTTGCTAAAGAAGCATTAAGACTTGCAGCTCAAAAATTACCAGTAAAAACTAAGTTTGTAATCGCTAGAGATTACGAAGCATAA
- the rpmC gene encoding 50S ribosomal protein L29 has product MKQSEIKELSVAELQEKLSESKKSYSDLKMAHAVSPLDNPIQLRTLRRDVARIATELTKRELK; this is encoded by the coding sequence ATGAAACAATCAGAAATTAAAGAATTATCTGTAGCTGAGTTACAAGAGAAACTTAGTGAGTCAAAAAAGAGCTATTCAGATTTAAAAATGGCTCATGCAGTCTCTCCTTTAGATAATCCAATTCAACTGCGTACTTTACGTCGTGATGTAGCTAGAATAGCCACAGAATTAACTAAAAGAGAATTAAAATAA
- the rpsQ gene encoding 30S ribosomal protein S17, whose translation MENRNLRKERIGVVTSNKMQKSIVVSEVKKVKHPMYGKFVLKTKKYVAHDETNDCNIGDTVKIMETRPLSKSKCWRLVEIIERAK comes from the coding sequence ATGGAAAATAGAAATTTAAGAAAAGAGCGTATAGGTGTTGTTACTAGTAACAAAATGCAGAAATCTATAGTGGTATCTGAAGTTAAAAAAGTAAAACATCCTATGTACGGAAAGTTCGTGTTAAAAACGAAAAAATACGTAGCACACGACGAAACAAACGATTGTAATATTGGAGATACTGTAAAGATCATGGAAACAAGACCTTTAAGTAAATCTAAATGTTGGAGATTAGTTGAAATAATTGAAAGAGCGAAGTAA
- the rplN gene encoding 50S ribosomal protein L14 — MVQQESRLKVADNTGAKEVLTIRVLGGTKRRYASIGDKIVVAVKDATPNGNIKKGAVSTAVVVRTKKEVRRPDGSYIRFDDNACVLLNPTGEMRGTRVFGPVARELRDKQFMKIVSLAPEVL, encoded by the coding sequence ATGGTACAACAAGAATCAAGATTAAAAGTAGCAGATAACACTGGAGCAAAAGAAGTATTAACAATACGTGTTCTAGGTGGTACTAAAAGAAGATACGCTTCTATCGGTGATAAGATAGTTGTTGCTGTTAAAGATGCAACTCCTAATGGAAACATTAAAAAAGGAGCTGTTTCAACAGCAGTAGTTGTTCGTACTAAAAAAGAAGTTAGACGTCCAGATGGATCTTACATAAGATTTGACGATAACGCTTGTGTCTTATTAAACCCAACAGGTGAAATGAGAGGAACACGTGTATTTGGACCTGTAGCTAGAGAACTTCGTGATAAACAATTCATGAAAATTGTATCATTAGCACCAGAGGTGCTTTAA
- the rplX gene encoding 50S ribosomal protein L24 — protein MAKLKIKTGDTVKVIAGDHKGSEGTVQKVLIAKNKAIVEGVNMIKKHTKPSAQNPQGGIIEKEAPIHISNLSLLTSKGETTRVGYRTEGDKKVRFSKKSNEVL, from the coding sequence ATGGCAAAGCTAAAAATTAAAACAGGAGATACCGTAAAAGTAATAGCTGGAGATCATAAAGGATCTGAAGGTACTGTTCAAAAAGTGTTAATAGCTAAAAATAAAGCTATTGTAGAAGGTGTAAATATGATTAAAAAACATACTAAACCTAGCGCACAAAACCCACAAGGCGGTATTATAGAAAAAGAAGCACCAATTCATATCTCTAACCTTTCTTTGTTAACCTCTAAAGGAGAAACAACAAGAGTTGGTTACAGAACTGAAGGTGATAAAAAAGTAAGATTTTCTAAAAAATCTAATGAAGTATTATAG
- the rplE gene encoding 50S ribosomal protein L5, with the protein MGYSPRLKEEYKSKIVAALTEEFGYSNVMQVPKLEKIVLSRGVGAAVADKKLVDYAVDELTTITGQKAVSTMSKKDVASFKLRKGMPIGAKVTLRGERMYEFLDRLITTALPRVRDFNGIKATGFDGRGNYNLGVTEQIIFPEINIDKVNKIDGMDITFVTSAETDKEAKSLLTELGLPFQKN; encoded by the coding sequence ATGGGATATTCACCGAGACTAAAAGAAGAGTATAAAAGCAAAATAGTTGCTGCTCTAACAGAAGAGTTTGGATATAGTAATGTAATGCAAGTACCAAAACTAGAAAAAATAGTTTTATCTAGAGGTGTTGGTGCTGCAGTTGCAGATAAAAAGTTAGTTGACTATGCTGTAGATGAATTAACTACAATTACAGGTCAAAAAGCTGTTTCTACTATGTCTAAAAAGGACGTTGCGTCTTTCAAATTACGTAAAGGTATGCCAATTGGAGCAAAAGTAACTTTACGTGGCGAAAGAATGTATGAGTTTTTAGATCGTTTAATTACTACAGCTTTACCTCGCGTTAGAGATTTTAACGGAATTAAAGCTACAGGATTTGACGGAAGAGGTAACTACAACTTAGGAGTTACCGAGCAAATAATCTTTCCAGAAATAAATATTGATAAAGTTAATAAAATTGACGGAATGGATATTACATTTGTAACTTCAGCAGAAACTGATAAAGAAGCAAAATCATTATTAACAGAATTAGGATTACCTTTTCAAAAAAACTAA
- the rpsN gene encoding 30S ribosomal protein S14, with protein sequence MAKESMKAREVKRAKTVAKYAAKRKALKEAGDYEALQKLPKNASPIRQHNRCKLTGRPKGYMRTFGISRVMFREMANQGLIPGVKKASW encoded by the coding sequence ATGGCTAAAGAATCAATGAAAGCCCGCGAGGTTAAAAGAGCGAAAACAGTAGCTAAATATGCAGCAAAAAGAAAGGCTTTAAAAGAAGCTGGAGATTATGAAGCATTACAAAAGTTACCTAAAAACGCTTCTCCAATACGTCAACATAACCGTTGTAAACTAACAGGTAGACCAAAAGGTTATATGCGTACGTTTGGAATTTCTCGTGTTATGTTTAGAGAAATGGCTAACCAAGGGTTAATACCAGGAGTTAAAAAAGCAAGTTGGTAA
- the rpsH gene encoding 30S ribosomal protein S8 has protein sequence MYTDPIADYLTRIRNAVRANHRVVEIPASNLKKDITKILFDQGYILSYKFDDSSVQGTIKIALKYNKETKEPVIRKIQRISKPGLRKYSGAKELPRILNGLGIAIVSTSHGVMTGKQAQRENVGGEVLCYVY, from the coding sequence ATGTATACAGATCCAATAGCAGATTATTTAACTAGAATTAGAAACGCAGTGCGTGCTAATCATAGAGTAGTTGAAATACCTGCTTCAAATTTAAAAAAGGATATAACTAAAATATTATTCGATCAAGGATATATTTTAAGTTATAAATTTGATGACTCTTCAGTACAAGGTACTATTAAAATTGCCTTAAAGTACAATAAAGAGACAAAAGAACCAGTAATTAGAAAAATTCAAAGAATTAGTAAACCTGGTTTACGTAAGTACTCAGGAGCTAAAGAATTACCAAGAATTCTTAATGGTTTAGGTATTGCTATCGTTTCAACTTCTCACGGAGTTATGACTGGTAAGCAAGCACAAAGAGAAAACGTTGGTGGAGAAGTTTTATGTTACGTTTACTAA
- the rplF gene encoding 50S ribosomal protein L6, which yields MSRIGNNPVAIPEGVTVTVDNNTITVKGKLGELTQDFDTVEVKVEEGNVLVSRSAETKNHKAKHGLYRSLINNMILGVSKGWTKQLELVGVGYRASNQGNVLELALGFSHNIVMSLAPEINVETVSEKGKNPIIKLTSFDKQLVGQVAAKIRGFRKPEPYKGKGIKFVGEELRRKAGKSA from the coding sequence ATGTCAAGAATAGGAAATAATCCAGTTGCCATTCCAGAAGGAGTAACTGTAACAGTAGACAATAATACAATTACAGTAAAAGGAAAGTTAGGAGAATTAACTCAAGACTTTGATACTGTAGAAGTAAAAGTAGAAGAAGGAAACGTTTTAGTTAGTCGTTCTGCCGAAACAAAAAATCACAAAGCAAAGCATGGTCTTTACCGTTCTTTAATTAACAATATGATTTTAGGTGTATCTAAAGGATGGACTAAACAATTAGAATTAGTTGGAGTTGGATATAGAGCAAGTAATCAAGGTAATGTTTTAGAACTTGCCCTAGGATTTTCTCACAATATAGTGATGAGCTTAGCACCAGAAATTAATGTAGAAACTGTTTCTGAAAAAGGTAAAAATCCAATAATAAAATTAACATCTTTTGATAAACAATTAGTAGGTCAAGTTGCTGCTAAAATTAGAGGATTTAGAAAACCTGAACCTTACAAAGGAAAAGGTATCAAGTTTGTTGGAGAAGAATTAAGAAGAAAAGCAGGTAAATCTGCATAA
- the rplR gene encoding 50S ribosomal protein L18: MALTKSQRRLRIKNRIRKIVSGTEARPRLSVFRSNKEIYAQIVDDVTGKTIVAASSRDKDISSSKGNKVEISALVGKSIAEKALKAGVETISFDRGGYLYHGRVKSLAEGAREGGLKF; encoded by the coding sequence ATGGCGTTAACAAAATCACAGAGAAGATTAAGAATAAAAAACAGAATTCGTAAAATTGTTTCAGGAACTGAAGCAAGACCAAGATTATCTGTTTTCAGAAGTAATAAAGAAATCTATGCTCAAATAGTAGATGACGTTACAGGAAAAACTATTGTAGCTGCATCTTCAAGAGACAAAGATATTAGTTCTTCTAAAGGCAATAAAGTAGAGATATCTGCATTAGTAGGTAAGTCTATAGCTGAAAAAGCCCTAAAGGCTGGTGTTGAAACTATCTCTTTTGATAGAGGTGGATATTTATATCATGGTAGAGTAAAATCATTAGCTGAAGGAGCTAGAGAAGGAGGACTTAAATTCTAA
- the rpsE gene encoding 30S ribosomal protein S5 encodes MYQKYKSAELVKPSGLDLKDRLVGVQRVTKVTKGGRAFGFSAIVVVGDEAGVVGHGLGKSKDVASAIAKAIEDAKKNLVRIPLAKSTLPHEQKGKYGGARVNIIPAAPGTGVIAGGAVRTVLEAVGVHDVLSKSQGSSNPHNVVKATFDALLQLRNPKSIARERGISLEKVFNG; translated from the coding sequence ATGTATCAAAAATACAAAAGCGCAGAGTTAGTAAAACCAAGTGGATTAGATCTTAAAGATCGTTTAGTTGGTGTACAAAGAGTAACAAAAGTAACCAAAGGAGGTAGAGCATTCGGTTTCTCAGCAATAGTAGTTGTTGGTGACGAAGCAGGTGTTGTAGGTCATGGTTTAGGAAAATCTAAAGATGTTGCTAGTGCAATCGCAAAAGCAATAGAAGATGCTAAGAAAAACTTAGTTCGTATACCTTTAGCAAAAAGTACTTTACCACATGAGCAAAAAGGTAAATACGGTGGAGCAAGAGTAAATATTATTCCTGCTGCTCCTGGTACAGGAGTAATTGCTGGTGGAGCTGTTAGAACAGTTTTAGAAGCAGTTGGTGTACATGACGTATTATCAAAATCTCAAGGATCTTCAAATCCACACAATGTTGTAAAAGCTACTTTTGATGCTTTATTACAATTAAGAAACCCAAAATCGATTGCTCGAGAAAGAGGAATCTCTTTAGAAAAAGTTTTTAACGGATAA
- the rpmD gene encoding 50S ribosomal protein L30, protein MSKIKVTKVKSAINRTQRQKRTLEALGLRKIGQVVEHEATPNILGMVAKVNHLVSVEEIK, encoded by the coding sequence ATGTCTAAGATAAAAGTAACAAAAGTTAAAAGCGCAATCAATAGAACGCAAAGACAAAAGAGAACATTAGAAGCTCTTGGTCTTAGAAAGATTGGGCAAGTTGTAGAGCACGAGGCTACTCCTAATATCTTAGGAATGGTAGCAAAAGTAAATCACTTAGTTTCTGTAGAAGAAATTAAATAA
- the rplO gene encoding 50S ribosomal protein L15 has protein sequence MDLSNLKPAQGSVKSQGKRVGRGQGSGKGGTATRGHKGAKSRSGYSKKVGFEGGQMPIQRRVPKFGFTNINRKEYQGVNLDTIQQLVDDKKINDTLDFETLVNLGLVGKNELVKILGRGELKSKLSVTAHKFTATAKAAIEAAGGEAVTL, from the coding sequence ATGGATTTAAGTAATTTAAAACCTGCACAAGGTTCAGTTAAAAGTCAAGGAAAAAGAGTAGGTAGAGGTCAAGGTTCTGGTAAAGGTGGTACTGCTACACGTGGTCACAAAGGAGCTAAATCAAGATCTGGATACTCTAAAAAAGTTGGATTTGAAGGAGGACAAATGCCTATTCAAAGACGAGTTCCTAAATTTGGCTTTACAAATATTAATCGTAAAGAATATCAAGGTGTAAATCTTGATACTATTCAACAATTAGTTGATGATAAAAAGATTAACGACACATTAGATTTTGAAACACTTGTAAATTTAGGACTAGTTGGTAAAAACGAATTAGTTAAAATTTTAGGAAGAGGTGAATTAAAATCAAAATTAAGTGTAACAGCTCATAAATTTACTGCTACTGCAAAAGCTGCTATAGAAGCTGCAGGAGGAGAAGCTGTAACTTTATAA